One Nostoc sp. UHCC 0302 DNA window includes the following coding sequences:
- a CDS encoding bluetail domain-containing putative surface protein, with translation MVSTTSYTYNTDGILTTESIDNNSDGIANSVINYNVVAGYSDPFDIIYTYDEQGNLISRTLLFSYDSSVTEISSFTYDSNGNLTSESVSYIDGDGNLTLGSKNIYSYDANGDRTFESYDNNGDGNPDLIKAFTYDDNGNITSESSDYNDGNPAGVTTYTYNANGKLISTQGSSGNGVIYTYDSNGRLITTGYGDINASNFNQTTTYIYDAYGRVTSEANNYNDGRRDDITIYTYSADGNQITKSTNYYDDEGNLDSFGATLYTYDANGNETSYSRDTNGDGVLEQVTSSTYDADGNQTFFSEDSNGDGIADVTSIFTYDADGNQISSSRDNDGDGIFESISTVTYNAFGNPTSDSYDSDGDGIVDTINSISAYDAYQRLISTSVSPNGDGTFSYEGSYTYDRYGNLTSAGGLWGVESFGSTYGRLTATDDFNGDGEPDTFTNYNYDVKGKLISKETDNNNDGVTDTFTSYSYDDSGKLLTKNVDNGNDGIIDVVTTYGYNADGKVISEETDNNNDDVIDTIATYNYDANGRLLIKNVDNGNDGTIDAATTYKYDTFGKLIAEETDNNKDGVADSIVSYIYDTAIVSTIVDRSGSLDIRTSQLVAKIVDDDNPVQGLLLNGGSGNDELIGDAGNDIIYGGDGNDELLGLAGVDSLYGGNGSDDLVGFDGNDLLYGGNGNDQLSGFDGNDKLSGENGNDTLIGGAGGDILIGGNGRNTFVFESLSDSLLSNFDVIKDFKIGVDTIDAPLAVSAANIVQFGSINILNEAKIQSLLNSTSFAANQAATFTLGTGDNQRTFLALNDNANGFVATTDALIEITGFSSNPGYGLSALSIV, from the coding sequence ATGGTGTCAACTACAAGTTATACCTACAATACTGACGGTATCCTAACCACTGAAAGCATTGACAACAACAGTGATGGTATAGCAAACTCAGTCATCAACTACAATGTGGTAGCTGGCTACTCTGACCCTTTTGATATTATTTATACTTACGATGAACAGGGTAATCTGATATCTCGAACTCTGCTATTTTCTTATGATAGCAGTGTAACTGAGATAAGTAGTTTTACTTATGATAGTAACGGCAATCTCACATCCGAAAGCGTAAGCTACATTGATGGAGATGGTAATTTGACGTTGGGCAGTAAAAATATCTATAGCTACGATGCCAACGGCGATCGCACATTTGAAAGCTACGACAACAATGGGGATGGTAATCCTGACCTAATCAAAGCTTTTACCTACGATGATAATGGCAATATCACATCTGAAAGCTCTGACTATAATGACGGTAATCCTGCGGGAGTCACCACATATACTTACAACGCTAATGGCAAGCTAATATCTACCCAGGGCAGTAGCGGAAATGGTGTTATCTATACTTACGATAGCAACGGCAGACTGATAACCACTGGTTATGGTGACATAAACGCTAGCAACTTTAACCAGACTACTACGTATATTTATGATGCCTACGGTAGAGTGACATCTGAAGCAAATAACTACAATGATGGCAGACGTGACGATATCACAATCTATACATACAGTGCTGACGGCAACCAGATAACCAAAAGTACCAACTACTATGATGACGAAGGTAATCTTGATTCATTTGGCGCTACTCTCTACACTTATGACGCTAACGGCAACGAAACATCCTATAGCAGAGATACAAATGGTGATGGTGTTCTTGAACAAGTCACCAGTTCTACTTATGATGCCGATGGTAACCAGACATTCTTTAGCGAAGATTCTAATGGCGACGGCATAGCTGACGTGACCAGTATTTTTACTTATGATGCAGACGGCAACCAGATATCATCCAGCCGAGATAACGATGGTGACGGCATATTTGAAAGTATTAGCACTGTTACTTACAATGCTTTCGGCAACCCCACATCTGATAGTTATGACTCCGATGGTGACGGCATAGTTGACACTATTAACAGTATTTCTGCTTACGATGCTTATCAGCGATTAATATCCACAAGCGTTTCCCCAAATGGTGATGGCACATTTAGCTATGAAGGTTCATATACCTATGATCGCTACGGTAATCTAACATCCGCTGGTGGTCTCTGGGGTGTAGAAAGCTTCGGGAGTACCTATGGACGGTTAACAGCAACTGATGATTTCAACGGGGATGGTGAGCCTGATACATTCACGAATTATAACTATGATGTCAAGGGCAAGCTGATATCTAAAGAGACTGATAACAATAATGATGGTGTCACTGATACATTCACCAGTTACAGCTATGATGATAGCGGCAAGCTGCTTACCAAAAATGTTGATAATGGCAACGACGGCATTATAGATGTAGTTACTACCTACGGTTACAATGCCGATGGCAAGGTGATATCTGAAGAGACTGATAACAACAATGATGATGTTATTGACACTATTGCCACTTACAATTACGATGCCAACGGCAGGCTGCTCATTAAAAACGTTGATAATGGCAATGACGGCACTATTGACGCAGCTACTACTTACAAATACGATACCTTTGGCAAGTTAATAGCAGAAGAGACTGACAATAACAAGGATGGCGTTGCTGATAGTATTGTAAGCTACATTTACGATACGGCTATAGTCAGCACCATTGTTGATCGCTCCGGCTCCCTCGACATTCGTACTAGTCAACTTGTAGCGAAGATTGTTGATGATGACAATCCAGTACAGGGTTTGCTCCTCAACGGTGGTAGCGGTAATGATGAACTAATTGGTGATGCTGGCAATGACATTATTTATGGTGGTGACGGTAACGATGAACTTTTGGGATTAGCTGGTGTTGACTCTCTTTATGGTGGCAACGGTAGTGATGATTTAGTAGGTTTTGATGGCAATGACCTACTTTATGGTGGCAACGGTAATGATCAACTCTCAGGGTTTGACGGCAATGACAAACTCTCAGGTGAAAATGGTAATGATACCCTCATCGGCGGTGCTGGTGGCGATATCTTAATTGGTGGTAATGGTCGTAATACGTTTGTGTTTGAGTCTTTAAGTGATTCGTTGCTGTCGAATTTTGATGTAATTAAAGACTTTAAAATTGGAGTTGATACCATTGATGCACCATTAGCTGTGAGTGCTGCAAATATTGTTCAGTTTGGCTCCATTAACATTTTGAATGAGGCGAAAATCCAAAGTTTACTCAACAGTACCTCTTTTGCTGCTAATCAGGCGGCAACATTTACTCTAGGTACGGGTGATAATCAGCGGACGTTCTTGGCTCTTAATGATAATGCCAATGGATTTGTTGCCACAACTGACGCACTTATCGAAATTACTGGATTCAGTTCTAATCCTGGTTATGGGTTATCGGCATTGTCGATTGTTTAA
- a CDS encoding glycine betaine ABC transporter substrate-binding protein, whose translation MKRFLALCFLAFALLLITTGCHQNTNSSGGGDIIVASKDFTEQDILGELLAQQIEATTNLKVERRPRLGGSFICHNAIISGKIDAYIEYTGTAYAGILKQKAVTDPKIVYEKLKQAYAQQFNLEVLPSLGFENTFAMIIRGEDARRYNIQTLSQVAEYTPKWRGGFGYEFLEREDGFPGLAKTYNLNFNKPPQIMDLGLVYRALVQKLVDMVAGSSTDGQISRLDVVVLKDDKHYFPPYEVVPIVRQEILKKYPELRKAIAQLVGKISADEMRQLNNLVESELRDIKDVVLEFRKAKGLNVSKDIKKPISS comes from the coding sequence ATGAAAAGATTTTTGGCACTTTGCTTTTTAGCTTTCGCCTTGTTACTAATAACTACTGGCTGTCACCAAAATACAAATAGTAGCGGTGGCGGTGATATTATCGTTGCTTCTAAAGATTTTACAGAACAAGATATTTTGGGAGAACTTCTAGCCCAACAAATTGAGGCTACAACTAATTTAAAAGTAGAGCGTCGCCCCAGGTTAGGTGGTTCTTTTATCTGTCATAACGCTATTATTAGTGGCAAAATTGATGCTTATATTGAGTATACTGGCACAGCTTATGCTGGGATTTTAAAACAAAAAGCAGTTACCGACCCCAAAATAGTTTATGAAAAACTAAAACAAGCATACGCCCAGCAATTCAATCTCGAAGTATTACCATCCTTGGGTTTTGAAAATACTTTTGCCATGATTATCCGGGGTGAAGATGCCAGACGCTACAATATTCAAACTCTTTCCCAAGTTGCTGAATATACACCAAAGTGGCGTGGTGGTTTTGGTTATGAATTTTTAGAACGAGAAGATGGTTTTCCGGGATTAGCTAAAACCTACAATTTAAACTTTAACAAACCACCCCAAATTATGGATTTGGGTTTAGTGTATCGTGCTTTGGTACAAAAATTGGTAGATATGGTGGCTGGTAGCTCAACAGACGGGCAGATTTCTCGTTTGGATGTAGTGGTATTAAAGGATGATAAACACTACTTTCCACCTTATGAAGTTGTGCCAATTGTTCGACAAGAAATTTTGAAAAAATATCCTGAATTAAGAAAAGCGATCGCTCAACTAGTAGGCAAGATTTCAGCAGACGAAATGCGGCAATTAAACAATTTAGTTGAGAGTGAATTGCGGGATATTAAAGATGTTGTCCTAGAGTTCCGGAAAGCAAAGGGATTAAATGTGTCTAAAGATATTAAAAAACCAATTTCTTCTTAA
- a CDS encoding ABC transporter permease: MKDFFLIKYASDILDRTLEHLFLVSISIAIAIVIGIPLGILITRKTYLRKPVLGIANILQTIPSLALFGLLIPVPIIGGIGAVPAIVALTLYSFLPIIRNTYTGITGVDPAIREAGRGMGMTDNQLLLQVEIPLAIGVILAGVRVATVIAIGIATIAAAIGAGGLGVFIFRGIAVVNNQLILAGAVPAAVIALIADLGIGWIENKLKVKSSTSSK, from the coding sequence ATGAAAGATTTCTTCCTGATTAAGTATGCCTCTGATATCTTAGATCGTACTCTAGAACACTTATTTTTAGTAAGTATTTCTATTGCGATCGCTATAGTTATCGGCATCCCATTAGGTATTTTAATTACACGCAAAACCTACCTCCGCAAACCAGTTCTTGGTATAGCGAATATTCTGCAAACTATTCCCAGTCTGGCGCTGTTCGGTTTACTCATCCCTGTTCCCATAATTGGCGGAATTGGCGCAGTACCAGCCATTGTTGCCCTAACTCTATATTCTTTCTTACCAATAATTCGTAACACCTACACAGGGATTACTGGCGTAGATCCAGCGATTCGGGAAGCTGGTAGAGGCATGGGCATGACTGATAACCAATTGTTGTTACAAGTTGAGATTCCTTTGGCAATAGGAGTGATTCTGGCAGGAGTGCGAGTAGCAACAGTAATTGCTATTGGGATTGCCACAATAGCAGCTGCAATTGGTGCTGGAGGTTTGGGAGTATTTATTTTCCGTGGTATAGCAGTAGTCAATAATCAGTTGATTTTAGCTGGTGCAGTTCCAGCAGCTGTAATTGCATTAATTGCTGACTTGGGAATTGGATGGATAGAAAACAAATTAAAAGTTAAAAGTTCAACCTCAAGCAAATAA
- a CDS encoding ATP-binding cassette domain-containing protein, with product MPQNNQIAVEFRDVTFSRNHRPLVSNLNFSINQGEALVLLGRSGSGKTTTMKLINRLFTPTQGEVLFDGIPTTQWDEIKLRRKIGYVIQETGLFPHFSVERNVGLVPSLEGWQPRQIKARVHELLHLVGLEPGKFAERYPHELSGGQKQRVGVARALAADPPVLLMDEPFGALDPITRLELQEEFRHLQQELGKTVVFVTHDIQEAFVLASRIGLMYGGELVVLGTTDEFMRSQHPESLAFLQCLRSLKQAL from the coding sequence ATGCCCCAAAATAACCAAATTGCTGTCGAGTTCCGTGATGTCACCTTTAGCCGTAATCATCGCCCTTTGGTATCAAATCTCAATTTCAGCATCAACCAAGGAGAAGCATTAGTATTACTCGGACGCAGTGGTAGCGGCAAAACCACAACAATGAAATTAATTAATCGCCTATTTACACCTACACAAGGCGAAGTTTTATTTGATGGTATTCCGACAACGCAATGGGATGAAATTAAACTGCGGCGAAAAATTGGTTATGTAATTCAAGAAACTGGTTTATTTCCTCATTTTAGCGTTGAACGTAATGTCGGTTTAGTTCCATCTTTGGAAGGTTGGCAACCAAGACAAATTAAAGCACGAGTTCATGAATTGTTGCATTTAGTAGGTTTAGAACCCGGAAAATTCGCAGAGCGTTATCCTCATGAACTTTCGGGGGGGCAGAAACAAAGAGTCGGTGTAGCCAGGGCGTTAGCGGCAGATCCGCCAGTCTTGTTGATGGATGAACCTTTTGGCGCACTCGATCCGATTACTCGTTTAGAACTTCAAGAAGAATTTCGGCATTTGCAACAAGAATTAGGCAAAACAGTGGTTTTTGTCACCCATGATATTCAAGAAGCCTTTGTTTTGGCATCAAGAATTGGTTTAATGTATGGGGGAGAATTGGTAGTATTAGGGACAACAGATGAATTTATGCGATCGCAACACCCAGAAAGCCTTGCATTTCTTCAATGTCTGCGTTCCTTAAAACAAGCTTTATGA
- a CDS encoding NB-ARC domain-containing protein codes for MPRESTKGPVIQKRVKRLLEALLCFVDGEFEDSNFKIESDWKEADSANPKLTVQTTLVTLELLTQKDKYPGKLTKAQIREALNLLKDFLKILEDNRLQTKGVEEWHFTLKLCSRDRERNLKRFDEAWESSRPEKSKLNNSSPNFSPTGREALNFPRSLVGKGVRGLGHTSIFQAPPLPEHFVERPEYSDDLKTRLFTESSSGNGTLVITAIHGLGSVGKSTLAAALAHDVEIQTRFCDGILWATLGQQPDVLSLLSGWVQALGDYNFKPTSVEATSTHLRTLLYDKAVLLVVDDAWNTKDASAFNIGGMRCQVLVTTREGSIADALGANTYSLDIMTAPQAVELLTKKLGREIIGKERQSAENLAKGVGYLPLALELAAAQVAGGTTWTVLLRDIQQEIARLKTLDRPGAKDTTDEASLKRLSLTASLNLSIKRLAQEDKEYFIWLGVLPEDVSITPKMTATLWDIADERDASDSLKDLQSKALLLLGVPLADGTPTYRLHDLFHDLARNLLTAPPQPKRTADLPGLGFNLVDAHAELLKKYWQKTQKNLWHTLPIDGYIHQHLVWHFDKAKQVDHIHQLLQEESATGNNGWYEVREKLGETAGYITDISRAWELAEANWTEATLPQVVGWQCRYALITASLNSLAANLPVELLVALVKNNVWTAEQGLAYALQKPKLEEKVKALAELVNYLPLNLEKLAFSKALAAAKAIESESDRADALSALADKLPSDFLPEVLAAAKAIQSEKYRADALSALADKLPSDFLPEVLAAARAIQSESDRAEVLFGLANKLPPELFPQALEAAITIQDEEYRTLVLFGLADKLPSELLPQALEAARKIEDQRYYALALSALSDKLPSVLPHTLEAARAIWYDEYRAEILGVLANKLSPELLPQILDAAWAIQDEFYRVKVLSALAKKLPELLPEILTAARAIEDKFDRAKVLFALSDQLSPELLLQVIEAARAIEDKSDRAEVLFALGDQLPPELLSQLLEAVSAIEDEFERAEVLFALADKLPPKLLSQLVEAARAIQDEFYRAYALSRLAAKLPPELLSQLLEAVKAIEDEFYRAKVLIALADKLPPELLSQLLEAARAIQFKSNHANFLIALADKLPPELLSQLLEVAKAIQDEFYCTKVLIALSDQLPLNLLLKLLEAARVIQDEFNRANALIALADKLPPDLLSEALAAARAIQHERDHANFLIALTNKLPPDLLPEILAAARVIQDEKYRTDVLLALANKLPEVLPEALAAARAIQDDSARADVLLALANKLPEVLPEALAAARAIQSQSDRTNALLALGNQLPEVLPEALAAAKAIQSEWYRANALLALANKLPEVLPEALTAARAIQSQSDRANALLALGNKLPELLPEALAAARAIQDDSARADVLLASANKQPELLPEALTAARAIQDEKYRADVLLALADKLPELLPEALAAARAIQDEKYRADVFLALANKLSSELLPEALAAARAIQDEKYRADVFLALANKLSSELLPEALAAARAIQDEKYRADVFLALANKLSSELLPEALAAARAIQDEKYRADVFLALANKLSSELLPEALAAARAIQDEKYRADALLALANKLPEVLPEALAAARAIKDEKYRADALLALANKLPEVLPEALAAARAIQDEKYRADALLALANKLPELLPEALAAARAIKDEKYRADALLLLASGLSEIPPAQLFPLWQNTLHYLSLRTRPHLLPDITALFPVIFALGSETAMAELARAIVDVARWWK; via the coding sequence ATGCCACGAGAATCTACTAAAGGCCCTGTAATTCAGAAACGAGTCAAGCGTCTGCTGGAGGCATTGCTTTGTTTTGTCGATGGGGAATTTGAGGACAGTAACTTTAAAATTGAGTCCGACTGGAAAGAAGCAGACAGCGCTAACCCCAAGCTGACTGTGCAGACTACGTTAGTCACGTTGGAGTTGCTGACCCAAAAAGATAAATATCCTGGCAAGTTAACTAAAGCGCAAATTCGAGAAGCGCTGAATTTGCTGAAGGATTTTTTGAAGATTCTCGAAGATAATCGTCTGCAAACCAAGGGTGTTGAGGAATGGCACTTTACACTCAAGCTATGCTCAAGAGATAGGGAAAGGAACTTAAAACGGTTTGATGAGGCTTGGGAAAGTAGTAGACCAGAGAAATCGAAATTAAATAACTCCTCTCCAAATTTCTCCCCCACAGGGAGAGAGGCTTTGAATTTTCCACGTTCCCTTGTAGGGAAGGGGGTTAGGGGGTTAGGTCACACAAGTATATTTCAAGCACCACCCTTACCCGAACACTTTGTAGAACGCCCAGAATACAGCGATGATTTAAAGACTCGCCTCTTTACAGAGTCATCATCAGGTAATGGCACTTTGGTAATTACTGCGATTCACGGCTTGGGTTCTGTGGGCAAATCGACTTTAGCCGCAGCTTTAGCCCATGATGTAGAAATCCAAACTCGGTTTTGTGACGGTATCCTGTGGGCAACATTAGGTCAGCAACCTGATGTACTTTCTTTACTTAGTGGTTGGGTGCAGGCACTAGGGGACTATAACTTTAAACCTACCAGTGTAGAAGCCACTTCTACCCATCTGCGGACACTGCTTTATGACAAAGCTGTGTTGCTGGTGGTTGATGATGCTTGGAATACAAAAGATGCCTCAGCATTTAATATTGGCGGGATGCGGTGTCAGGTTTTAGTAACTACTCGTGAAGGGTCAATTGCTGACGCATTAGGAGCCAACACCTACAGTCTGGATATAATGACAGCACCCCAAGCGGTGGAATTGCTGACGAAGAAGTTAGGACGGGAGATTATAGGTAAAGAACGTCAGTCAGCAGAAAATTTAGCTAAAGGCGTTGGTTATCTCCCTCTAGCATTGGAACTAGCAGCTGCCCAAGTCGCTGGTGGTACAACTTGGACAGTCTTGTTACGAGATATTCAACAAGAAATTGCTCGGTTAAAAACATTGGATAGACCAGGAGCAAAAGATACTACTGATGAAGCCAGTTTAAAGCGTCTCAGCTTAACTGCATCTTTGAACTTGAGCATAAAGCGATTAGCACAAGAGGACAAAGAATACTTTATTTGGTTGGGGGTGTTACCTGAAGATGTAAGTATTACTCCTAAAATGACGGCAACACTTTGGGATATTGCAGATGAGCGCGATGCCTCTGATTCATTGAAAGATTTACAAAGTAAAGCCCTATTATTACTTGGTGTTCCTCTTGCTGATGGTACGCCTACCTATCGCCTACATGACTTATTCCACGACTTAGCACGGAACTTGTTAACTGCTCCACCACAACCAAAGCGGACAGCAGATTTGCCAGGGTTAGGTTTCAACCTTGTTGATGCTCACGCTGAATTATTAAAGAAGTATTGGCAGAAAACCCAAAAGAATTTATGGCATACGTTGCCCATTGACGGTTACATTCATCAGCATTTAGTTTGGCATTTTGATAAAGCTAAACAGGTTGATCATATTCACCAGTTATTGCAGGAAGAGTCGGCAACTGGCAACAATGGCTGGTATGAAGTACGGGAGAAACTCGGAGAAACTGCGGGTTACATCACAGATATTTCTCGTGCTTGGGAATTGGCAGAAGCAAATTGGACTGAAGCAACCTTGCCGCAAGTGGTGGGTTGGCAGTGTCGCTATGCTTTGATTACGGCTTCTCTTAATAGTTTAGCAGCTAATTTACCAGTAGAACTGCTAGTGGCGTTGGTCAAAAACAATGTGTGGACTGCTGAACAGGGACTAGCTTACGCCCTGCAAAAACCAAAACTAGAGGAAAAAGTGAAAGCTCTTGCAGAGTTAGTAAACTATTTGCCACTAAACTTAGAAAAACTAGCATTCTCAAAAGCACTGGCTGCTGCTAAGGCAATTGAGTCTGAGAGCGATCGCGCCGATGCCTTGAGTGCATTAGCGGACAAACTACCATCAGATTTTTTGCCAGAAGTACTTGCCGCAGCTAAGGCAATTCAGTCTGAGAAGTATCGTGCTGATGCCTTGAGTGCATTAGCGGACAAACTACCATCAGATTTTTTGCCAGAAGTACTTGCCGCAGCTAGGGCGATTCAGTCTGAGAGCGATCGCGCTGAAGTCTTGTTTGGGTTAGCAAACAAATTACCACCAGAATTGTTTCCACAAGCCCTAGAGGCAGCTATAACGATTCAAGATGAGGAGTATCGTACCCTCGTCCTGTTTGGATTAGCCGACAAACTACCATCAGAGTTGTTGCCACAAGCCCTAGAGGCAGCTAGGAAGATTGAGGATCAGAGGTATTACGCCCTTGCCCTGAGTGCATTATCTGACAAACTGCCCTCAGTGTTACCACATACTCTAGAGGCAGCGAGGGCTATTTGGTATGACGAGTATCGTGCTGAAATACTGGGGGTATTAGCTAATAAACTGTCACCAGAATTATTGCCACAAATCCTAGATGCGGCGTGGGCGATTCAGGATGAGTTTTATCGCGTTAAAGTCCTGAGTGCATTGGCAAAGAAACTGCCAGAATTGTTGCCAGAAATACTCACTGCCGCCAGAGCAATTGAGGATAAGTTTGATCGCGCCAAAGTTCTGTTTGCATTAAGCGATCAACTATCACCAGAGTTACTGCTACAAGTTATAGAGGCGGCAAGGGCAATTGAGGATAAGAGCGATCGCGCCGAAGTTCTGTTTGCATTAGGCGACCAACTACCACCAGAGTTGTTGTCACAATTACTAGAAGCAGTAAGCGCAATTGAGGATGAGTTTGAGCGCGCCGAAGTTCTGTTTGCATTAGCCGACAAACTACCACCAAAGTTGTTATCACAATTAGTAGAAGCGGCAAGGGCTATTCAGGATGAGTTTTATCGTGCCTATGCCCTGAGTAGATTAGCCGCCAAACTACCACCAGAGTTATTATCACAATTACTAGAAGCGGTAAAGGCTATTGAGGATGAGTTTTATCGCGCCAAAGTCCTAATTGCATTAGCCGACAAACTACCACCGGAGTTGTTGTCACAATTACTAGAAGCGGCAAGAGCGATTCAGTTTAAGAGCAATCACGCTAATTTCCTGATTGCATTAGCCGACAAACTACCACCAGAGTTATTGTCACAATTACTAGAAGTAGCAAAGGCAATTCAGGATGAGTTTTATTGTACCAAAGTCCTGATTGCATTAAGCGATCAACTACCACTAAATTTGTTGCTAAAACTCCTAGAGGCAGCAAGGGTGATTCAGGATGAGTTTAATCGCGCCAATGCTCTGATTGCATTAGCTGATAAACTGCCACCAGATTTGTTGTCAGAAGCACTTGCCGCCGCTAGAGCGATTCAGCATGAGAGGGATCACGCCAATTTCCTGATAGCATTAACCAACAAACTGCCACCAGATTTGTTGCCAGAAATACTCGCCGCAGCTAGGGTGATTCAGGATGAAAAGTATCGCACCGATGTCCTTTTGGCATTAGCCAATAAACTGCCAGAGGTATTACCAGAAGCGCTCGCCGCCGCTAGGGCGATTCAGGATGATAGCGCTCGTGCTGATGTCCTTTTGGCATTAGCCAATAAACTGCCAGAGGTATTACCAGAAGCACTCGCTGCCGCTAGGGCAATTCAGTCTCAGAGCGATCGCACCAATGCCCTTTTGGCATTAGGCAATCAACTGCCAGAGGTATTACCAGAAGCACTCGCTGCCGCTAAGGCTATTCAGTCTGAGTGGTATCGCGCCAATGCCCTTTTGGCATTAGCCAATAAACTGCCAGAGGTATTACCAGAAGCACTCACCGCCGCTAGGGCAATTCAGTCTCAGAGCGATCGTGCCAATGCCCTTTTGGCATTAGGCAATAAACTGCCAGAGTTGTTACCAGAAGCACTCGCTGCCGCTAGGGCGATTCAGGATGATAGCGCTCGTGCTGATGTCCTTTTGGCATCAGCCAATAAACAGCCAGAGTTGTTACCAGAAGCACTCACTGCCGCTAGGGCGATTCAGGATGAAAAGTATCGCGCTGATGTCCTTTTGGCATTAGCCGACAAACTGCCAGAGTTGTTACCAGAAGCACTCGCTGCCGCTAGGGCGATTCAGGATGAAAAGTATCGCGCCGATGTCTTTTTGGCATTAGCCAATAAACTGTCAAGTGAGTTGTTACCAGAGGCACTCGCTGCCGCTAGGGCGATTCAGGATGAAAAGTATCGCGCCGATGTCTTTTTGGCATTAGCCAATAAACTGTCAAGTGAGTTGTTACCAGAAGCACTCGCCGCCGCTAGGGCGATTCAGGATGAAAAGTATCGCGCCGATGTCTTTTTGGCATTAGCCAATAAACTGTCAAGTGAGTTGTTACCAGAAGCACTCGCCGCCGCTAGGGCGATTCAGGATGAAAAGTATCGCGCCGATGTCTTTTTGGCATTAGCCAATAAACTGTCAAGTGAGTTGTTACCAGAAGCACTCGCCGCCGCTAGGGCGATTCAGGATGAAAAGTATCGCGCCGATGCTCTTTTGGCATTAGCCAATAAACTGCCAGAGGTATTACCAGAAGCACTCGCTGCCGCTAGGGCAATTAAAGATGAGAAGTATCGCGCCGATGCTCTTTTGGCATTAGCCAATAAACTGCCAGAGGTATTACCAGAAGCACTCGCCGCCGCTAGGGCGATTCAGGATGAAAAGTATCGCGCCGATGCTCTTTTGGCATTAGCCAATAAACTGCCAGAGTTGTTACCAGAAGCACTCGCTGCCGCTAGGGCAATTAAAGATGAGAAGTATCGCGCCGATGCTCTTTTGTTATTAGCTTCTGGTTTATCAGAAATACCGCCTGCTCAACTTTTCCCCCTCTGGCAAAATACACTGCATTATCTATCCCTTCGCACTCGCCCTCATTTACTGCCAGATATCACAGCATTATTTCCAGTCATCTTTGCATTAGGTAGTGAAACAGCAATGGCAGAACTTGCCCGTGCAATTGTAGATGTGGCGCGATGGTGGAAATAA